A single region of the Enterococcus mundtii genome encodes:
- a CDS encoding bifunctional folylpolyglutamate synthase/dihydrofolate synthase: MKIEEAINWIHSRLPFGSRPGLDRVEALLEVVGHPEEKVKTIHIAGTNGKGSTVTYLRYLLEEAGLTVGTFTSPYIESFNERISINGQGIPDESLIRLVKKYQPLVEQMDQFEAVAGITEFETLTAMAFDYFLEEQVDVAIIEVGLGGLLDSTNVAKPLLTGITTIGMDHTDILGDTIEEIAAQKAGIIKQNVPLVTGNIVPEALAVIEKQAKLKNATQHAWGEAYTVSYKHPAEEWGEIFSFQNEFGKIPKLTIHMIGKHQVENAGMAIEMYQIYCGMMNLPFREKDVINGLKKAQWPGRMERLSEEPLVILDGAHNTHAMARLVQNLKQEFKGYHIHLLFSALRTKEVDKMLHQLQEVPDATIYVTTFDYPKAIELSDIQATSDEKVTIVSMWQFGLAEILEKMTAEDVLVVTGSLYFISEVRRLLVQLGGKNES, translated from the coding sequence GTGAAAATCGAAGAAGCAATCAATTGGATCCATAGCCGATTACCATTTGGCTCACGTCCTGGATTAGACAGAGTAGAGGCCTTATTAGAGGTAGTCGGACACCCAGAAGAAAAAGTCAAAACGATCCATATTGCAGGGACGAATGGCAAAGGTTCAACAGTGACTTATTTAAGATATTTATTAGAAGAAGCCGGCTTGACAGTCGGAACATTTACTTCCCCATATATCGAATCCTTCAATGAGCGCATTTCGATCAATGGACAAGGCATTCCTGATGAATCATTGATTCGACTAGTAAAGAAATATCAACCGCTAGTTGAGCAGATGGATCAATTTGAAGCAGTAGCTGGTATTACCGAATTTGAAACGTTGACTGCTATGGCATTTGATTATTTCTTGGAAGAACAAGTGGACGTCGCGATCATTGAAGTGGGATTAGGTGGTTTACTCGACTCAACAAACGTAGCGAAACCTTTGTTGACGGGTATCACAACGATTGGTATGGATCATACAGATATTTTGGGCGACACGATCGAAGAAATCGCTGCTCAAAAAGCAGGGATCATCAAGCAAAATGTGCCACTGGTCACTGGAAATATCGTACCTGAAGCCTTGGCAGTGATCGAAAAACAAGCAAAATTAAAAAATGCTACACAACACGCATGGGGAGAGGCTTACACAGTCAGTTACAAACATCCGGCAGAAGAGTGGGGCGAAATTTTTTCATTCCAAAATGAATTTGGCAAAATCCCTAAGTTGACGATCCATATGATCGGGAAACATCAAGTTGAAAATGCTGGTATGGCGATTGAAATGTATCAAATCTATTGTGGAATGATGAATCTTCCATTCCGTGAAAAAGACGTGATCAATGGCTTGAAAAAGGCGCAATGGCCAGGACGTATGGAACGATTAAGTGAAGAACCCTTAGTGATTTTAGATGGGGCGCATAATACCCATGCGATGGCACGTTTAGTCCAAAATCTTAAACAAGAATTCAAAGGCTATCATATCCATCTTTTGTTCTCTGCTTTACGAACAAAAGAGGTTGATAAAATGTTACACCAATTACAAGAAGTACCAGATGCAACAATCTACGTCACTACTTTTGATTATCCTAAAGCCATTGAGCTGTCGGATATCCAAGCAACGAGTGATGAGAAAGTTACGATTGTTTCAATGTGGCAATTTGGGCTTGCAGAGATCTTGGAGAAGATGACGGCTGAGGATGTTCTTGTAGTGACAGGTTCACTCTATTTTATTTCGGAAGTGCGACGTTTGCTTGTACAGTTGGGAGGAAAAAATGAAAGTTAA
- a CDS encoding HAD family hydrolase: MKVNAVIFDMDGLLFDTEIVYYEASQTVADRMGFPYDKDLYLRFLGVSDEEVWANYHTIFANFGRETVQKFIDDSYQETLDRFALGQVKLKSGVLEFLNFLEEKDIPKVVASSNQRHVIELLLEKNNLRHRFDMIVSAENVKRAKPDPEIFLHAQALLGTEKAETLILEDSQNGVLAAYGAGIPVIMVPDLLAPSDELAAKTTAIVSSLHEVPALIK; the protein is encoded by the coding sequence ATGAAAGTTAATGCAGTGATTTTTGATATGGATGGCTTATTATTTGATACAGAGATCGTTTATTATGAGGCATCCCAAACAGTAGCCGATCGGATGGGGTTTCCCTATGACAAAGATCTTTACTTGCGATTTTTAGGCGTTTCTGATGAAGAAGTTTGGGCGAACTACCATACTATTTTTGCAAACTTTGGTCGAGAAACTGTCCAAAAATTTATCGACGATTCCTATCAAGAAACGCTTGATCGTTTTGCTTTAGGTCAAGTTAAATTAAAATCAGGTGTTTTAGAATTCTTGAACTTTTTGGAAGAAAAAGATATCCCAAAAGTAGTCGCATCAAGTAATCAGCGACATGTCATTGAACTGTTGCTAGAAAAAAATAATCTACGTCATCGTTTTGATATGATCGTCTCAGCTGAAAATGTCAAACGTGCAAAACCAGATCCAGAAATCTTTTTACATGCCCAGGCGTTATTAGGTACTGAAAAAGCGGAGACATTGATATTAGAAGATTCACAAAATGGGGTACTAGCGGCGTATGGTGCAGGAATCCCAGTAATCATGGTGCCAGATTTACTAGCGCCTTCTGATGAATTAGCCGCTAAGACAACAGCGATTGTTTCTTCACTTCATGAAGTTCCGGCATTGATCAAATAA